Proteins co-encoded in one Klebsiella michiganensis genomic window:
- a CDS encoding quercetin 2,3-dioxygenase gives MKSILGVYTAPASHWVGDGFPVRSLFSYSKFAEQLSPFLLLDYAGPAEFKPSNKGQRGVDQHPHRGFETVTIVYKGEVAHRDNAGNGGVIGPGDVQWMTAGSGILHEEYHSPAFSEAGGSLEMVQLWVNLPAKDKMTAPGYQPITDADIPVADLPDNAGKVRVIAGEFNGTKGPARTFSPMSIWDMRLTPQGVTQLAVKDGWNTALVVLKGTVLVNGEEVAREAQLVVLDAKGDSVTLEANNDAVVLLLSGEPLNEPVVGHGPFVMNTKEEIHQAIDDFNQGRFGKDIA, from the coding sequence ATGAAATCAATTCTTGGCGTTTATACCGCACCGGCTTCCCACTGGGTGGGGGATGGTTTCCCGGTTCGTTCGCTGTTTTCGTACTCAAAATTTGCCGAGCAGCTTAGCCCGTTCCTGCTGCTGGACTATGCGGGTCCGGCGGAATTTAAGCCGAGCAATAAAGGCCAGCGCGGCGTGGATCAGCACCCGCATCGCGGCTTTGAAACCGTCACCATCGTCTACAAAGGCGAAGTCGCCCACCGCGATAATGCAGGCAACGGCGGCGTTATTGGCCCGGGGGACGTGCAGTGGATGACCGCCGGGAGCGGGATCCTGCATGAGGAATATCATTCTCCTGCATTTAGCGAAGCGGGCGGCAGCCTGGAGATGGTACAGCTGTGGGTCAACCTGCCTGCAAAAGACAAAATGACCGCGCCTGGCTACCAGCCGATTACCGACGCTGATATTCCGGTGGCCGATTTGCCGGACAATGCCGGTAAGGTTCGGGTGATTGCCGGTGAGTTTAACGGGACCAAAGGCCCGGCCCGGACTTTCTCGCCTATGAGCATCTGGGATATGCGTCTGACCCCGCAGGGCGTCACTCAGCTGGCGGTGAAAGACGGCTGGAACACGGCGCTGGTTGTGCTGAAAGGCACGGTACTGGTCAACGGTGAAGAGGTGGCGCGCGAAGCGCAGCTGGTGGTGCTGGATGCTAAAGGCGACAGCGTGACCCTTGAGGCCAATAATGACGCGGTGGTTCTGCTGCTTAGCGGCGAGCCTCTGAATGAGCCGGTGGTTGGTCACGGCCCGTTCGTGATGAACACCAAAGAGGAAATTCATCAGGCCATCGATGATTTTAATCAGGGCCGTTTCGGCAAAGACATCGCGTAA
- a CDS encoding LysR family transcriptional regulator: MQDLNDLWYFVQVVDNGGFSPASRVVGIPKSRLSRRIALLEERLETRLLQRSTRSFTVTEAGQIFYRHCKAMMIEAEAAQEAIDTLKSEPRGLIRLTCPIALLHVHVGDMLARFMRLYPQIVIQLEETNRRVDVLNENVDLAIRVRPLPLEDSDLVMRKLATRSMCLVASPDLVARQGMPGAPTDLAHWPSLALDKPQQTYRWCLFGPEQQEVIVHHRPRFVTTDMIALRTAALNGIGVVQLPKLMLNDALALGKLVHVLPEWRARMEIVHVVFPSRRGQLPAVRALIDFLAESYQALDEEE, encoded by the coding sequence ATGCAGGACTTGAACGACCTGTGGTACTTCGTGCAGGTGGTGGACAATGGTGGTTTTTCACCCGCCAGCCGGGTTGTCGGTATTCCAAAATCCCGCCTGAGCCGCCGCATTGCGCTGCTGGAAGAACGGCTTGAAACCCGCCTGCTGCAGCGCTCGACTCGCAGCTTCACGGTGACCGAAGCCGGGCAGATCTTCTACCGCCACTGCAAAGCGATGATGATCGAAGCTGAAGCGGCGCAGGAAGCCATCGACACGCTAAAGTCAGAGCCGAGAGGGCTGATCCGCCTCACCTGCCCGATAGCGCTGCTGCATGTCCATGTGGGCGATATGCTGGCGCGCTTTATGCGCCTTTATCCGCAGATTGTTATTCAGCTCGAGGAAACCAACCGCCGCGTGGATGTGCTGAACGAAAACGTTGATCTGGCAATTCGCGTGCGGCCTTTACCGCTGGAAGACAGCGATCTGGTGATGCGCAAGCTGGCCACCCGCAGCATGTGTCTGGTTGCCAGCCCGGACCTGGTCGCCCGCCAGGGTATGCCTGGGGCCCCCACAGATCTTGCTCACTGGCCAAGCCTGGCGCTGGACAAGCCGCAGCAAACCTACCGCTGGTGTCTGTTTGGCCCCGAACAGCAAGAAGTGATCGTTCACCACAGGCCCCGTTTTGTTACGACGGATATGATAGCCCTGCGCACCGCGGCGCTTAACGGTATTGGCGTCGTGCAGCTCCCGAAGCTAATGCTTAATGACGCGCTGGCGCTGGGAAAGCTGGTTCACGTTCTGCCTGAATGGCGAGCCAGAATGGAGATTGTGCATGTGGTCTTCCCTTCACGGCGAGGGCAATTACCGGCGGTGCGGGCGTTGATTGATTTTCTGGCGGAGAGCTATCAGGCGCTGGACGAAGAGGAGTAA
- a CDS encoding prephenate dehydrogenase, with protein sequence MKTASLLQALETRVAELAAAVEPVALLRAGQARFDRKLFHTHSTQLKDYLHEAQANLAQLQLSVSHGKTDQVAFIAEKLVAQIAALQRELATAHLRQSEPPQKVQENLYEKLATHQDYERRLLAMVSDRESQLSLQTTLAGQQKLQRELAALEGRLQRCRQALTRIEKAIERRERGLS encoded by the coding sequence GTGAAAACCGCTTCGCTGTTACAAGCCCTGGAAACTCGGGTCGCCGAGCTGGCCGCCGCCGTTGAGCCGGTCGCCCTCCTTCGGGCAGGCCAGGCGCGCTTCGACCGCAAGCTCTTCCATACCCATAGCACGCAGCTGAAAGATTATCTCCATGAAGCTCAGGCTAATCTCGCCCAGCTTCAGCTCAGCGTCAGCCACGGTAAAACGGACCAGGTGGCATTTATCGCCGAAAAGCTGGTGGCGCAGATTGCCGCGCTGCAGCGGGAATTAGCCACCGCACATTTACGTCAAAGCGAGCCGCCGCAAAAGGTGCAGGAAAACTTGTACGAAAAGCTGGCCACCCATCAGGATTACGAACGCAGGCTGCTGGCGATGGTGAGCGATCGCGAAAGTCAGCTTTCACTGCAAACCACGCTCGCCGGCCAGCAAAAGCTTCAGCGTGAACTGGCCGCGCTGGAAGGCCGCCTGCAGCGCTGCCGTCAGGCGCTGACTCGCATAGAAAAAGCTATTGAAAGACGTGAGCGCGGGCTGAGTTAA
- a CDS encoding adenine phosphoribosyltransferase (catalyzes a salvage reaction resulting in the formation of AMP which is metabolically less costly than a de novo synthesis): MTATAQQLEYLKNSIKSVPDYPKPGILFRDVTSLLEDPKAYATSIALLVSRFKDAGITKVVGTEARGFLFGAPVALELGVGFIPVRKPRKLPRETIAESYELEYGTDSLEIHVDAIKPGDKVLVVDDLLATGGTIEATVKLIRRLGGEVTDAAFVINLFDLGGEQRLENMGVKSFCLVPFPGH; this comes from the coding sequence ATGACCGCGACTGCGCAGCAGCTTGAATATCTCAAAAACAGCATTAAAAGCGTTCCTGATTACCCAAAACCAGGAATTCTGTTCCGTGACGTGACCAGCTTGCTGGAAGATCCGAAAGCATATGCCACCAGCATTGCGCTGTTAGTTTCTCGTTTCAAAGACGCCGGGATCACCAAAGTGGTGGGTACCGAAGCGCGTGGCTTCCTGTTTGGCGCCCCGGTTGCGCTGGAGCTGGGCGTTGGGTTCATCCCGGTGCGTAAACCACGGAAACTGCCGCGTGAAACCATCGCCGAAAGCTACGAGCTGGAATACGGCACCGACAGCCTTGAAATCCACGTAGATGCCATCAAACCGGGCGATAAAGTGCTGGTGGTGGACGATCTGCTGGCAACCGGCGGCACCATTGAAGCGACGGTGAAACTGATTCGTCGTCTCGGCGGTGAAGTGACCGATGCCGCTTTCGTTATCAACCTGTTTGACCTTGGCGGCGAGCAGCGCCTGGAAAACATGGGCGTGAAAAGCTTCTGCCTTGTGCCTTTCCCGGGCCACTAA
- a CDS encoding DNA polymerase III subunits gamma and tau (catalyzes the DNA-template-directed extension of the 3'-end of a DNA strand; the tau chain serves as a scaffold to help in the dimerizaton of the alpha,epsilon and theta core complex; the gamma chain seems to interact with the delta and delta' subunits to transfer the beta subunit on the DNA) — protein MSYQVLARKWRPQTFADVVGQQHVLTALANGLSLGRIHHAYLFSGTRGVGKTSIARLLAKGLNCETGITATPCGVCDNCREIEQGRFVDLIEIDAASRTKVEDTRDLLDNVQYAPARGRFKVYLIDEVHMLSRHSFNALLKTLEEPPPHVKFLLATTDPQKLPVTILSRCLQFHLKALDVEQIRHQLEHILGEEKVVSEPRALQLLARAADGSLRDALSLTDQAIASGDGQVTTAAVSAMLGTLDDDQALSLIEAVVQADGQRVMALLNDAASRGVEWEALLVEMSALLHRVAMVQLSPSALGSDMAAIEQRMRELARVVPPADVQLYYQTLLIGRKELPWAPDRRMGVEMTLLRALAFHPRKPLPEPEVPRQAASIPVVNPVSHPPAARPQQAAPPPDREAPPLPDATSQILQARSQLMRQQEADKAKKNEPAAQRLARPAKSSALERLASVTERVQARPAPSALEKPAKPEAYRWKAQNPTEVAPEPVATPKALKKALEHEKTPELAQKLAEEAIERDEWAAEINQLVLPKLVQQLALNAWKEVDGNRVCLHLRPGQRHLNSPSAQKTLSDAMSSRHGEAIELTIIEDENLARRTPLEWRQAIYEEKLAQAREAMSNDSNIQTLQRFFDAELDEDSIRPV, from the coding sequence ATGAGCTACCAGGTCTTAGCCCGCAAATGGCGCCCACAAACTTTTGCTGATGTTGTCGGCCAGCAACACGTACTGACCGCGCTGGCTAATGGTTTGTCGCTGGGCCGCATCCACCATGCGTACCTTTTTTCCGGCACCCGAGGTGTGGGGAAAACCTCAATCGCTCGTCTGCTGGCGAAAGGACTGAATTGTGAAACCGGTATTACCGCAACCCCGTGTGGCGTCTGCGATAACTGCCGTGAAATAGAACAGGGCCGCTTTGTCGACCTGATTGAGATAGACGCCGCCTCGCGCACCAAAGTAGAAGATACCCGCGATCTGCTGGACAACGTGCAGTACGCCCCCGCGCGTGGCCGCTTTAAAGTCTACCTTATCGACGAAGTACACATGCTCTCGCGCCACAGCTTTAACGCGCTGCTTAAGACGCTGGAAGAGCCGCCTCCGCACGTAAAATTCCTGCTGGCCACCACCGATCCGCAAAAGCTGCCGGTGACCATTCTTTCCCGCTGCCTGCAATTCCACCTGAAAGCGCTGGATGTCGAACAGATCCGCCATCAGTTGGAGCACATTCTTGGTGAAGAAAAGGTCGTGAGCGAACCCCGAGCGCTGCAGCTGTTAGCCCGCGCGGCGGACGGCAGCCTGCGCGATGCGCTAAGCCTGACCGACCAGGCGATTGCCAGCGGCGACGGGCAGGTTACCACTGCGGCAGTCAGTGCGATGCTTGGCACCCTTGATGATGACCAGGCGCTGTCGCTAATTGAAGCTGTCGTTCAGGCCGACGGCCAGCGCGTAATGGCGTTGTTGAACGACGCGGCCTCGCGTGGCGTGGAGTGGGAAGCGCTGTTGGTAGAAATGTCCGCCCTGCTGCACCGCGTGGCGATGGTGCAGCTTTCTCCGTCTGCCCTTGGCAGCGATATGGCGGCCATCGAACAGCGTATGCGCGAGCTTGCCCGCGTTGTTCCGCCTGCCGACGTGCAGCTTTATTACCAGACGCTGTTGATTGGCCGCAAAGAGCTGCCGTGGGCGCCGGATCGCCGAATGGGCGTAGAAATGACGCTGCTGCGCGCGCTGGCTTTCCATCCGCGCAAGCCGCTGCCTGAGCCGGAAGTGCCCCGCCAGGCGGCAAGCATTCCGGTGGTGAATCCGGTTTCGCACCCGCCAGCAGCAAGGCCGCAGCAGGCGGCCCCGCCGCCGGACAGGGAAGCCCCTCCGCTGCCGGACGCCACCAGCCAAATCCTTCAGGCGCGCAGCCAACTGATGCGCCAGCAGGAGGCTGATAAAGCAAAAAAGAATGAGCCGGCAGCGCAACGACTAGCGCGGCCGGCAAAAAGCTCCGCGCTGGAACGTTTGGCCTCGGTGACCGAACGCGTTCAGGCGCGCCCTGCGCCATCGGCGCTGGAAAAACCGGCGAAGCCTGAAGCTTATCGCTGGAAGGCACAAAATCCGACGGAAGTCGCCCCTGAGCCGGTAGCTACGCCCAAGGCGCTGAAAAAAGCGCTCGAGCATGAAAAAACGCCAGAGCTGGCGCAGAAACTGGCCGAAGAGGCTATTGAGCGCGACGAATGGGCGGCGGAAATCAATCAACTGGTGCTGCCAAAACTGGTGCAACAGCTGGCGCTTAACGCCTGGAAAGAGGTGGACGGCAATCGGGTTTGTCTGCATTTGCGTCCGGGTCAGCGTCACCTGAATTCGCCCTCGGCGCAAAAAACGCTGTCAGATGCCATGAGTTCGCGCCATGGCGAAGCGATAGAACTGACTATTATTGAAGATGAGAATCTGGCGCGCCGCACGCCGCTTGAGTGGCGTCAGGCTATCTACGAAGAGAAGCTGGCACAGGCGCGCGAGGCGATGAGCAACGACAGCAATATTCAGACTCTGCAAAGGTTCTTTGATGCAGAGCTGGATGAAGATAGTATTCGCCCTGTTTGA
- a CDS encoding heat shock protein 90 (molecular chaperone), with translation MKGQETRGFQSEVKQLLHLMIHSLYSNKEIFLRELISNASDAADKLRFRALSNASLYEGDGELRVRVSFDKDNRTLTIADNGIGMTRDEVIEHLGTIAKSGTKAFLESMGSDQAKDSQLIGQFGVGFYSAFIVADKVTVRTRAAGASAEQGVFWESEGAGEYTVADIEKADRGTEITLHLREGEDEFLDDWRVRSIISKYSDHIALPVEIEQQEEKDGETIVSWEKINKAQALWTRSKSEVSDDEYKEFYKHIAHDFTDPISWSHNRVEGKQEYTSLLYIPSQAPWDMWNRDHKHGLKLYVQRVFIMDDAEQFMPNYLRFVRGLIDSNDLPLNVSREILQDSRVTQNLRSALTKRVLQMLDKLAKDDAEKYQTFWKNFGLVLKEGPAEDNANQEAIAKLLRFATTHNDSSAQTVSLEEYVSRMKEGQEKIYYITADSYAAAKSSPHLELLRKKGIEVLLLSDRIDEWMMSYLTEFDGKAFQSVSKTDESLDKLTDEETEEAKEAEKALEPFVDRVKTLLGERVKEVRLTHRLTDTPAIVTTDSNDMSTQMAKLFAAAGQEVPEVKYIFELNPEHALVKRAADTQDDAQFGEWVELLLDQALLAERGQLEDPNQFIRRMNQLLVS, from the coding sequence ATGAAAGGACAAGAGACCCGCGGTTTTCAGTCAGAGGTAAAACAGCTTCTGCACCTGATGATCCACTCTCTGTATTCAAACAAAGAAATCTTCCTGCGTGAGCTGATCTCCAACGCCTCCGATGCGGCAGACAAGCTGCGCTTCCGCGCCCTGTCTAATGCCAGCCTTTACGAAGGTGACGGTGAACTGCGCGTTCGTGTCTCTTTTGATAAAGATAATCGCACCCTGACCATCGCCGATAACGGCATCGGGATGACCCGCGATGAAGTTATCGAGCATCTGGGCACCATTGCTAAATCCGGTACCAAGGCTTTCCTCGAGTCTATGGGCTCTGACCAGGCTAAAGACAGCCAGCTGATTGGCCAGTTCGGCGTAGGCTTCTACTCCGCGTTTATCGTGGCGGACAAAGTCACCGTTCGCACCCGCGCCGCCGGTGCCAGTGCAGAGCAGGGCGTGTTTTGGGAATCTGAAGGCGCGGGTGAATACACCGTGGCCGACATCGAGAAAGCCGATCGCGGCACCGAAATCACGCTGCACCTGCGTGAAGGTGAAGATGAGTTCCTGGACGACTGGCGCGTTCGTTCCATCATCAGCAAATATTCTGACCATATCGCTCTGCCGGTTGAGATTGAACAGCAAGAAGAAAAAGACGGTGAAACCATCGTTAGCTGGGAAAAAATCAACAAAGCTCAGGCGCTGTGGACCCGCAGCAAATCAGAAGTCAGCGACGACGAATACAAAGAGTTCTACAAGCACATCGCCCACGACTTTACCGACCCTATTTCCTGGAGTCACAACCGCGTGGAAGGTAAGCAGGAGTACACCAGCCTGCTGTACATCCCTTCCCAGGCACCGTGGGATATGTGGAACCGTGACCACAAGCATGGGCTGAAACTCTACGTACAGCGCGTGTTTATCATGGACGATGCCGAGCAGTTCATGCCGAACTACCTGCGCTTCGTCCGCGGCCTGATAGATTCTAACGATCTGCCGCTGAACGTGTCCCGTGAAATCCTGCAGGACAGCCGAGTGACCCAGAACCTGCGTAGCGCGCTGACCAAACGCGTGCTGCAGATGCTGGACAAACTGGCGAAAGACGACGCCGAGAAGTACCAGACCTTCTGGAAAAACTTTGGCCTCGTGCTGAAAGAGGGCCCGGCGGAGGATAACGCGAACCAGGAAGCTATCGCTAAACTGCTGCGCTTCGCGACCACGCACAACGACTCCTCCGCACAGACCGTGTCGCTGGAAGAGTATGTCTCCCGCATGAAAGAAGGCCAGGAGAAGATTTACTACATCACCGCAGACAGCTACGCGGCGGCGAAGAGCAGCCCGCACCTGGAATTGCTGCGTAAGAAAGGCATCGAAGTTCTGCTGCTTTCCGATCGCATCGACGAATGGATGATGAGCTACCTGACCGAATTCGACGGCAAAGCGTTCCAGTCAGTCAGCAAGACCGACGAGTCGCTGGATAAACTGACGGACGAAGAGACCGAAGAAGCGAAAGAAGCCGAGAAAGCCCTGGAGCCGTTTGTGGATCGCGTGAAAACCCTGCTGGGCGAGCGCGTGAAGGAAGTACGTCTTACTCACCGCCTGACAGATACGCCGGCGATCGTGACCACCGACAGCAACGACATGAGCACCCAGATGGCGAAATTGTTTGCCGCTGCGGGCCAGGAAGTGCCGGAAGTGAAATACATCTTCGAGCTTAACCCTGAGCATGCGCTGGTGAAACGCGCGGCGGACACGCAGGATGACGCGCAGTTCGGCGAGTGGGTTGAACTGCTGCTTGACCAGGCGCTGTTAGCCGAACGCGGTCAACTGGAAGATCCTAACCAGTTCATCCGCCGCATGAACCAGCTGCTGGTTTCTTAA
- the recR gene encoding recombination protein RecR (involved in a recombinational process of DNA repair, independent of the recBC complex) — MQTSPLLSALMESLRCLPGVGPKSAQRMAFALLQRDRSGGMRLAQALTRAMSEIGHCADCRTFTEQEVCSICSNPRRQENGQICVVESPADIHAIEQTGQFSGRYFVLMGHLSPLDGIGPNDIGLDRLEHRLASEPMKEVILATNPTVEGEATANYIAELCAQYGVEASRIAHGVPVGGELEMVDGTTLSHSLVGRHKINF; from the coding sequence ATGCAAACCAGTCCTTTACTCTCAGCCCTTATGGAATCCCTGCGCTGCCTGCCCGGCGTTGGCCCGAAATCTGCCCAGCGTATGGCGTTTGCCCTGCTGCAGCGCGACCGCAGCGGCGGTATGCGTCTGGCTCAGGCGCTGACCCGCGCCATGTCCGAGATTGGCCACTGTGCGGATTGCCGTACCTTCACCGAGCAGGAAGTTTGCTCCATTTGCTCCAACCCACGTCGCCAGGAAAACGGCCAGATTTGCGTGGTGGAAAGCCCGGCGGATATTCACGCCATCGAGCAAACCGGCCAGTTCTCAGGCCGCTATTTTGTGCTGATGGGGCACCTGTCGCCGCTGGACGGCATCGGCCCGAACGACATCGGGCTCGATCGCCTTGAACACCGTCTTGCCAGCGAGCCGATGAAAGAAGTTATTCTCGCCACCAACCCAACGGTGGAGGGCGAGGCTACGGCGAACTACATTGCCGAACTCTGTGCCCAGTACGGCGTTGAAGCCAGCCGTATCGCTCACGGTGTTCCGGTGGGCGGCGAGCTGGAAATGGTGGATGGCACCACGCTCTCGCACTCGCTGGTCGGCCGCCATAAGATTAATTTTTAA